The Gossypium hirsutum isolate 1008001.06 chromosome D02, Gossypium_hirsutum_v2.1, whole genome shotgun sequence region GCTCTGATTTGATCAAACATTACCGGCTTGACTCTTAACTCAGCTaacaaacttccatcatcattaATACTAAGCCGAGCAAACATTGGCCGTAATTCAACCGCTGCTTTCCTGCTCAATGCATCTGCtaccacatttgcctttcctggatgataatctataacacaatcataatcttttagaagttctatccatcgtctctgtctcagattcaactccttttgtgaCAGAAggtatttgagacttttatgatcggtatatatgtaacatttttcaccataaagataatgcctccaaatcttcaatgcgaaaATTACAgcagctaactctaaatcgtgtgtcgggtaattgcgttcatgtggcttcaactgtcgagatgcataagctattacttttccatcttgcatcaatacacaacccaaaccattcaaagaagcatcactgtacactaTGAAATCTTTCCCCGATTCTGGTAAAGTTAAAACCggtgcctctgtcaacatttgTTTCAATGTCTCAAAACTTCTCTGACACCGATCATCCCAGATAGAAGGAACATTCTTCTGTAGTAACTTGGTCATCGGCAAAGCTATCTTCGAaaacccatttacaaatcttctgtaataccCAACCAAACCAAGAAAACTGCgtacctctgatacattcttTGGTGCCTTCCATTGAACAATTGCCTCGATCTTCTTCGGATCAACTCTGATTCCATCTGCCGTTACTACATGTCTCAAAAATGCCACCTCtggtaaccagaattcacatttgctgagctttccatacaactatttttctcgcaaaatctgtaacaCAGTTCTGAGATGCTGATCATGCTCTAACTTTGACTTCgaataaactaatatatcatcaatgaaaaccaccacaaattgatctaaatgcggctgaaaaatacggttcatcagatccatgaaagcagctggagcattagtcaatccgaactgcatcaccaaaaattcataatgaccataccttgtacAAAAAGCTGTTTTCTGCACATcactttcttttactttcaactgataatacccagacctcaaatcaatcttcgaaaataccgaagctccttttagctgatcaaataaatcatctatacgAGGCAACGGATACCGGTTCTTGATTGTGactttgttcaactgccgataatcaatacaaagccgcattgatccatctttctttttaacaaacaataccGGAGCTCCCCAAGGTGAAATACTCGGTCTAATAAATCCATGATCTAGCAAGTCCTGCAACtgcaccttcaactcttttaattcagtggGCGACATTCGGTACGGAGGTATAAAGATTGGTGCTGTACCCGGGTACACttctatagcaaattcaacctctctgtcaAGTGGTATGCccggtagttcttcaggaaatacatttGGAAACTCACATACAGTTCTGATCTGACTACACTGACTACCCACCgaatcagaattaataacataaGCTAGATATGCTGTACAACCCTGTCGAAGCAATTTACTAGCCTTGATTGCTGAAATAATACGTGTCGATTGACTAGTACGAATACCATTCACCTCAATTCTGTCTCTATCCTCTGTCTGAATACTGAAcctctttttgtaacaatctaAAATCACCCCGTATTCAgataaccaatccatccccagtattatatcaaaatccccaaatggcataatcaacaaGTCAACGGAAAACATTTTATCATGTATCATCAACGGGCATCTCGGACATACTCTATCGACAGACACAGTTTGTCCCAAAGGGCTAGACACTTCTATTAAAATTCTAGACATTTCAGATTTTAACTTTCTCAGTTCAACcagttttgaatttatataagagtgtgaagatccaggatcaattaaagcataaacaggCTCAAAATATAGTAAGAATATACCTGTTACTACATCGTGGGCGTCGCCTTCTTCTCGTGTTTTGACCACATAAGCTCTGGCGGGTACTTTAGCTTCAGACTGTTGGGTACCAACATCACTGCTCCTTCTACTACCTCATCCCCTTGAAGCCAAGCTACCTCTGCCCGAACCTCTACCACGAGTAGTAGATACTGATCTCTGTGATGCGTCGgaagtatcatttttattttttggacagTCTTTAACAAAATGTTCTGTTGACCCACAACGGAAGCAGCCTCCAGTCAGTTTCCAACACTCACCTAAATGTTTCTTCCCGCAATATCCACATTCTGAAATTTTCACATCCCGGGGTGGAGCTCTTACACTACCAGTGGATACCGTCGTCTGTTTCCCCTGGCTTCTGTCCCCTCAATCAGATCTGAAACTTTACCTCCAACCACCTCTAGATTCTCGAGATCTTTTCGGTAAAGGATTTGAAATAGTAATGCTAGCCCGTTTTCCAGTTGATCTAGCTATCTCAGGCTTTTTATCCAAACCCAACACCTGCTCAACCATCTTCGCTCTCTCTACTAAATCTATAAATTCTGTAATTCGATGTGACGCCAGCTGTACCCTGATCTCATCTCTCAAACCCCGAAGAAACCTTTTACAACTATCAGCCTCTGTCGGTATAAACTCAGAAGCATATCGGCTGAGTCTGGAAAATTCACGTTCATAATCTACAACAGACAGGttaccttgtttcaacatcaAAAACTCCTGCCTCTTATCTTCAATATACAGCTCCCCAacatatttcttctgaaattctttttgaaataaaTCCCATGTCACCTGTTCTGTAGGCAGATGTCGTATTACAGATTCCCACCACAAATAGGCTTCTCCTTGCAGTAGAGAAACAGCACAGATCAAGCTCTCTCGGCGGGTACATTCTAATTGCTGCAGAACTCGTTTAGTTGATTCCATCCAATTCTCTGTAGTGGATGGATCAATTCCCTTCAAACCCAAAAATTTAGTAGCACCATATTTTCGTAATTATTTGATTGGGGCCCATCTAGTAGTAGGAGTAGATGTCGTAGTAGGTACAGTTCCCGCTACTCGTTGCAAAGCATCAGCTATAATTCTCAGTAAATGGGAGTTATCTCTGTCTCTAACATTTTCCCGTTCTATATTAGGTTGGTTACCTAATGGATTTACACTCGGTGTAGCTGATTCTGTTTCATCCAATTCTCTATCTCTGATATACATTTCTTGATCTACATCTTCCACGTGTTCATTCGACattttaactataaaacaaaacaaataattatatcaGCATCCAAAAATCCCGACTCAGTTTGACTCGATTGTGGCATGTACATCTAAACTCAATtctgagctcgatttagtccgagaatcgactaaacccgatagctctgataccactaaatgtaacaccccctaaccccaaaccattaccggaatagggttacgaggcattaccgaacatatctgataatttacaataattcttaaataaatatcaaacatattaagataaaatcataaattcatataaaattacaaattgacttttttttataaaaatttcggcagcatttctgcttactTTTAcactaaacctcctgcaaataaaaccataaatttttacaaacataaccaattcagccaattcaaccaattcatttcatattcttattttctattctaaatacattctaatcaaactcaattaattcaatatcaatttaaatttatcaatgtactaATTAATTTGGAATGGATAAATTTCTTTCATTGAAATTCTCAGATttataatactaacatttttagctatttatattcaaaacataataacgtttatacacatcctatgtacatgccacattctaaaagaaaatatacatcaccaaaatttgctgaagtcgggtctggttttggatgctggttcaatacttgacttctacaacctgcgcacggaaacaaccgtacgctgagtatttttatactcagtggtattaccataattcaaattataataacaataaagaattataattaccaagcatgtaattatccaatttcttaaatatcaattaattcaTAAACTTTCATTACTTAACAATCACAGTAAAATTTATAGTTATTcttcaatttcaatcacatatcacatgtaacaatttcaatcacCCTTATATTCAATACtacaatcaatcaaattcatttaatgttctcatttcaattatccaccctattaacaatctggactttgacggatacacggattccaacccaatcacaccagtacggcacattgtgcctaaaacggtacatagtacctgatcagtatacggcacataagtgcctgaaacgacacacgaggtgcttgatacgacacacgaggtgcctaatatacgacacataaagtgcctgatcggcaaagccgataaatcccgtactcttccaaatcctatggcatgccaactatatccgacttagcccgactagttaatagggtatttaaattcTCAATTCTCTTCCATTTCCAATTCAAGATCACTTTTCCACTTTCTAgtcaattaacaatttaataccaatacatatttcaaataatcacatataatcatattttgattcaattcaattcacttttctaTCAATACACAATCCACATTTtcacacatattcataaattaattcactttatttaattcatattttaaaattcatttttcaatcaaatttaaatcACTAATACTTTttaatcaatatacatttcaaatattcacatatttccatcattcaatttaatttgattcaattcaagtCACTATTATCATTCCAATTGCTTACCTAATTTTTACTtaccatgcattttaattaaaatataacaatcaataataaataaatttgaattatagtaatacaaacccgaatttTGCTCGATTATTCCTCAATaaccttctcctttcctttgtgtGCCGATGCCTCgagttctttgttagctacgaaaataataataatttacaccaTCACTTACAaccttaatttataataataataatagaatttctatctaatttatactttaattctaatttaatcctaactaaatttatttacttttccaatttaattcacactctatttctattcaaatttcatccaaactaaatTTTATCTACTAATTTCTTTAGCATTTTTCACTAATTTCAAATTTccctcaatttaatccctaaaattcaaaacttatagtttagttcacaatttaatccttttatcaattctaactagaACTCtatcaaataaataatcaattccatcatttattcaacataaaccctaaaaaaaatctattaactttcaaaatttcaacttaaatccaagagtatttcactctagggttccaaaaaaaaaaacatcaaaatgaagagaaaaggaccaaatttagCTTACCAATTAACTTGAAGCTTAAAAATCTcaatttccccttttcttttgtttcctttctttcttcccctgtttttcgtctctttctctgtttcttttctagctattctgtttcttttcttctttgtttctttcttttactttattcctagttaataataataataataataataataataataatgataatagtaataagaatatattttaatattatttacttaaatgataagtaaatatgtaataattactaatatatgtaTTTCATTTTTCCACATGTCTTCATatgcaccatacatttgtcaacttatttatttatttaaaatataataataatttaataatactaatttaataataataatttaataaaatttttttaacacataaaaatctcagatttttatacttatgcgTCTCAAATTTGGCAATTGGCATAATTAtctatttagtccctattattttcttttaatctataattaaactttcacttctattgcaatttaatccctttttgctaattattcctaattaagctaaattcacctatctaaaacttaattaaacacaCAGCTAGTctagtaaatatttctaataattattttcaaactcaatttactaagacggaggcccgataatgtactttttcgggtgcttgtgaattttgggtcattacaagaAATTCGTGGTGGGGCGTGGTGGTGGTCATGGCGACAATGGGCGGCGACGGGAAAGAGAAAGATAAAGAGGAGGAGAAATGATGGCTTAGAGGTGCGGTGATTGGTGGTGATAGGGTCGATCATGGTGGAGGAAGGAATCCTCCTCGCATGGTAACAAGATGGGTGGACGGCAAGCATATAATGCACATGGgaaaatgtgttaaaaaattaaataaaaagatgagAACAAGGGGACTTGAAATTAGGACCTCTAGGATAGCTTAAGAGCACTTAGCCACTTGACCCCTTCacttccttatttttatttttgtgccaCTAATAATAAAAATGTGGGATGTGACATGTTTTGTGTGAGAGTGCAAACTGAATTGTAAACCTTTAGTGTTTACTGCCTAAATTCATAGGGGGAGGATTTAGAGGTGAGTGTTCTAGTCTTTAGGCACAAAGGTGAGATATCTATACTTTTGGAGTGATAGAGTGTGATTAACTTATTGTATTGTATATTAAAGATAGCGGAACTACTCATTGAACTAGGCTTTGTAGACATAGGGAAACCAAATTGCGTAAACAAACCTTGGTGTTCTTTGGGTTATTGTTTGCATAGTTATTCGCAATGCCAAGCCATAGTGGTCACTGCAGTCAAACACTTCCATTAACTATTATGTTATTCAGTAAACAACAACTATAGGTAAAGTCTTTGTTATCCTCACACCACGAATAGCCTCGAGTGTGGGTGACCACTTTTGGACTTACTAACGTCTAGAGTATGAATACTGCAACCAAATATAAGAGTTAGGCGGTTTTCGCAAGTATACAAattaagttgtaatatagttacaacaaagtaagtactccgaggatcgtaccttAGGGATAGTAAGTACTCTGAGGAGTGTACCTAAGGGATTGCAATTTGGGGAAAACTGCTATTAAGccaactacaaaaaaaaaaactactagtTACTTGAatcacgaattagtagtgttaatctagatgtaagatgataataatagtaacaataaaCTAAATGAATTGaactaaacctaaatctactcTTAAGTTCATGTATCGGCTTCTCTTATTCCTTATTTTGACTATGCGAGTTCCTTTAGCCTAGATTCAATTGTTTTTACCTGATTAATTATTAATGTAGGGTTCTAAATAGTTGGTTACTAATTAACCTAGCAGGGGTTCTCAACCTTCTACTAACTTAACTAGTCGATAAGAACTACTCACCTTTCGATGACATAGTTTAGATTGTGGTAGGGTAAGGTTTTCACGGAGacgcaataccaattttgggttaatttccagctatatgacttcctagggtcgttaagctagggtttaagttcttcttTCCCTAACCACTGATCTGCTGAGTGATGCTTGGTAGACAATATCGATTTCAGGTTCATTCCTACCTAAATGACTTTCTAGGGTCGTAAATCCTAGGGTTTAATTGCATTCAATCAGATCCAaccaatccaaattaaaatctaCTTTTCAATCAATAAATTCAGTTAAGTAGTTGAAACATGCGAAATATGTATAAAGCATAAAAtgattctaatctttacacaaacattcaattaacaaagttaaagaaagagatataaagaatagaataaaggAAAGAGATGCTCAATGGAATTTTCAATGAAAGTGTGGCTCCGGAACAATCTCTACTCACAAAAGTCTCACTTCGAAATACGTAAACTTAAGTAAAAACcaagaatgaaataaaaacctAAGAATCAATCCCCCTCATGTGTTGTTCTGAGCAAGTATTTATAGATCGCATGTATTATGACCTAATTAGGTCAAGTAAGACAACTAAGCATGTTAATTTAGGTTTTGTAGATGAAAACACCCTTGCTCATTAAATTGGCCTCGTTGCAGCAGTGTCGCGACACCCTCAagcctgtgtcgcgacatcgaaggcagttttctttttcttggtgTCTTCAGGGCTATGTCGTGACACTATCTCACATGTGCCGCAACATCCTTGGCAGACTGCTCCTTGGGTTTTCTACTTGCCGTGTTATGACATCCCAACTCCGTGCTGTATCATTGAGAGCAATTCACTGTGTTTTTGCCCTCGAATGATGTCCCGCACACTTAATCAACATGTTAGTATTCCCTTAGGTATAGAAGGGAAACTTAATAAAAACCATATTAATTTGCTATAAGACCAGCTTGTTAAGTATAGAATTGGGTCTAATTTGCTACAATGAATTGTGGCAGATCAATGGGCTTGAGCAACACAAACCAAGTcacaaaatgaaaacttttatttACTTTCAATAGGAAAATAAGTCCTCTCTATAAAAAGATAACTATTTTATAATcctagaaaatataatttattcttataaataaatTACTACTACTTTCTGGCAAAACAACGATGTATGTGATGCGTGTAATTTCCGTAAACGACAGTTTCTATTTATAGGGAAAAGTACAAGAATCTTGTTTGAATTAGGcatgattaaataataacatttttatcacaaaaaaataataaaattttaatagaaaatacaacTCCTATTCTAATTGTAAGAGTGAGGAGTAGAAACATCCTTGTAGAAATACTAGGGTTGTTGCCCCATTGTGTTTACAATAGGCCGTATTGGGCCTTTCTTGTATTGagtttaattatatgtgtttcttgaaatttttcccaacacttataatttatccaacccaacatttattttctattacctaaaatattattttatttaatctatcaattaaattaactaaattagtttctcaattaaataatttcctCAGcttaattctaatttcgttaaagttATAGCGACTTTATCGTAATAGAATctgagaaaaatatatttaatttccttattcaacaaattcataatgagtaattaatttaatgtaatctttgaacttcaattatttaagtataattaataaaataatattttgaagaaccttaaattaattctaatGTCAATTTTCTACTTAGCGAGAAAATGCATTCACTATGGATAGTGATACATGCGATTTGTTTATCTTATTTCATTGttttaattcatttcacattTATTGGTGCTACATGCAAGTCGTTTCTAGTTATCTCGAGCTAACATAGGGATCAAATAGACATATACAATTAAGGGTTTaatattttgtaattaagttccagcttATTCCTATTAATTACAGCATTGTTTAATCATGAAGCCATTCTACTAAAGTATCATGATTGAGTAATCctttattatataccattatggAAGCTACTTAATAAGTACtcatctaatgaccttgtcataagtgtgttatcctttttggatatccttaatctctttgagataaatTCATTTTTGACAATCTTGAGCATCTTTTAGATTATTGCTGATAATATAAACTTTTTCTTCCGTTTCTCGAACTAACTCAGGACCTACCAATTTCTTTTCATTAAGTTCTAACCAGCAGGTAGGTGATCTACACCTTCTTCCATATAGAGCTTCAAATGTGACATACCCAAACTAGCGTGAtggctattattatatgcaaattcagccAAAGGAAGATATCTTttccaatttagcccaaaataaaTCACACAACTTCTCAGCATGTCTTTCAGGACCTAAATTACTTTTTTAgcctgaccatctgtttgaggatgaaagACAATACTGAATTCTAGTTTGGTTCCTAATGATCCTTATAGTTGCTTCCAAAACCAtgatgtaaatcttggatctcgaTCTGAAACTATAGATGATGAAATTTCGTGAAGACGTACTATTTCATAGACATAGAGCTTAACTAAATTTTCCAGTGAATAAGTGATGTGTACTAGCAgaaaatgtaataccccgaaaattactacagtaagaaagtaagataatatctctCGTatggtaaaataaggaaataaagtgataaaaagggtaattttgagttatgtcaacattgggaagtatattatgacatattatttcaagaaatgattaaatcgcaaaagtgagaaaagttttgttgcccaagagtaattactcaaaatttaaggggttaaagtgtaaatatgaaaaatttaatggaccaatagtgtaaatattttaagggtggaataatctagaaattaaggaaaatggatgaattgtgaccaaattgaataggtgaagaattatgagggattaaatcgtaatttttccaaattaggTGATGActtaaggatggaattttaaaagatctaaagggtaaaatggtcaattagaaaaaagagaaatctagaaaataatgatgatgttggagatattttagattaaataaataaatattagtttattaatattttaatatgatttttaaatgacattttattattttattattattttatttagtatatatatggaaagaaagatgaagaatcatcatcttctccTATGCATtccaacgtatgaagagaaaagaaagaaagaaactttcttttctttacaatttggtcctttcaccaaaaattcaccattttcacttaaaaatcaaaagaatttccatagccatcaagagagaaagataacaaggagactatggggagctagaatatcaagttagattaaagaaatagtagttttaggagagagaaaatcaagttaaagattgaaatcaatagcacaaggtaagaacatcaagatttttatatacttttgagtttgatatttttgaaaaagtaggaaattaatgttaaggtagagtttcattatataaggttctatattcttgttatgttagtaaagggaaataagagaaagtgatggaaaagattgaagagaaaggaaaggaaggtGTTGAtaatttagttatcaacattttacactaaaagaGTTTTGAGACAATAGCAGTagtctgattttgaaaatttacaaaaaatcgtagaaattgaattagaggatgaaaaaaatatgaaattaaatattattgattctagtttctcatagaagaaacggtgtaagcaatggaattataaatcatgagttataataaattttgtgagataaggtcaggaTGATTTTGGGttctcctgttctgactttggaaaatcataaaaaattggagaaaaattattaggggcttaaatttagaTGTATAAAAtcttgaatgagtatattttcaagagaaataagctaaaacatcatctgaattctctacaattagataattaatttttagtgaagaagggtcgaaactgtcagatagcaaaatagggatgaatttaaagaataaactgtacttattggctaaaccataaattctgaaaattttatggtaagaagatatgtgagtatagtttcatgggaatttagcagatcttaatgtggagttctgtagctcaagatataaataatttagtgactatgactcgagtggacagctttgaatgaatatataaataaatggtggaattatagataatgttacatataagcatattatacattaaggatgtggaatggagatgaggaggaggaaaatagatgattattcaactagcatgagtattcattaaaaatgaccaatttgcaagTTTTAggttcatggactaaattgaataaaagtaatattttaagggtaaaattggtaaaaatgtcaaaaagtgaccaaattgcatgaaatgaattgttttattatttaaattaataaattgaatgaaatattaatttagatcaagattgggtggaaatttgaggaaaacaaaaaattaccaaaatgttcctaaatttttgtgtttctgcaatttagtttggtaagttcgtgtaacttgaattatattcttacatgcttgaaatgtatgttattgatgtgaatatgatttgaatgttcattgtatgaaaattgatgaaacattgatatatttgataaaaaagggaataatgcattgaatggatgtatgaatgtttatcaaACTATCCGTTAattctatcggtaattttggatgttttgattatggttataatggcatgtataaattaatttggccaatgttagctcattaatgttttgattttgactggttataaatatgaatgcttgatgaaatgaaatgtctgtaaattaatttgtaaacttcggtaatgctctataaccctattctggaaatagatacgggttaggggtgttgcagaAAATGAGCTAGTTTAATGAGCCGGTCTACGATAACCCAAACTGTAGCCTTCTTTGAAGGACTAAGAGGAAGATCAGATACCAACTCTATAGTAATCTTATCCCATTCTACTCAAGTATCTTCAAAGGATACAACTTACCTGAAGGAACTTGATACTTTGCCTTCACTCGTTGGCAACTCAAACAAGTTGAAACGTATTATGCTATTTCTTTCTTCATTCTAGGCCACTAGTACAAATTTCTCAAATCTAAATACATCTTGACACTTCTTGGATGAATTAAGAAGGGTCTTTGAAGATTTAGAGGTGGAACCAAATTTGTCATATAAAGAAAATCTATTTGTATCTTGGCAAGAGAGGTGAAAGAGCTAAGGAATAAGGAGATTCCATTGGTGAAAGCATTACGGAGAAATCATAATtcagaagaagctacttgggaaagagaaattttaatggaagagcaGTATCTTTAGCTATTCACTAGTAtgaattttgaggatgaaattttctaattGGAGGAGAATTGAAATAACTCACCCGAAGAAGTCTCTGTATTTATTTACTGTTTGGCGTATAGATGGTAAATTAATGATATATTTGAGTAACTAAAGTATTTGTTTTGGCTAAGTATATAATTCTGTGTAATACGTCATTTGAAGAACTTCTAGTTTGGGTGAGCTCTAAGGTTTGATGGACTATTTTGTTAAGTATTAGCCCAACCCAAATGCTTTGGGCGAATTTGTTAAGTTCGTAGTTGtttagatttgtttattattttagtatggTGATTTGGTTAGTCAAGTTGAGGTCTAGTTAGAACAGAACTAAACTATTAGTTGCCGGAGTTGAGCAtggggcg contains the following coding sequences:
- the LOC107907856 gene encoding uncharacterized protein, with product MSNEHVEDVDQEMYIRDRELDETESATPSVNPLGNQPNIERENVRDRDNSHLLRIIADALQRVAGTGIDPSTTENWMESTKRVLQQLECTRRESLICAVSLLQGEAYLWWESVIRHLPTEQVTWDLFQKEFQKKYVGELYIEDKRQEFLMLKQGNLSVVDYEREFSRLSRYASEFIPTEADSCKRFLRGLRDEIRVQLASHRITEFIDLVERAKMVEQVLGLDKKPEIARSTGKRASITISNPLPKRSRESRGGWR